In Octopus bimaculoides isolate UCB-OBI-ISO-001 chromosome 21, ASM119413v2, whole genome shotgun sequence, a single window of DNA contains:
- the LOC106879312 gene encoding homogentisate 1,2-dioxygenase isoform X1, protein MAQELKYMSGFGNEFASEDPRCPNSLPKGQNNPQKCPCGLYAEVISGTAFTAPRNSNQRTWLYRIRPSAVHHPFEKIDRGLLTNNWDEIDPNPNQMRWKPFDIPKVGESKKDFVQGISTLCGAGDPRARHGAAIHIYTCNTSMENKCFYSSDGDLLIVPEKGTLSITTEMGKMTVENNEICVIQQGIRFSVSVDGESRGYILEVYDGHFTLPDPGPIGPNGLAYPRDFLTPVAWYDEKDVKEFTVVSKYQGHLFAAVQDHTVFDVVAWHGNYAPYKYNLSNFMVINAVAFDHADPSIFTVLTCQSQKPGTAIADFVIFPPRWSVQEHTFRPPYYHRMYTDL, encoded by the exons TATATGTCTGGCTTTGGCAATGAATTTGCCTCCGAAGACCCACGATGCCCTAACTCCTTACCGAAGGGGCAG AACAATCCACAGAAGTGTCCTTGTGGTCTATATGCAGAGGTGATTTCAGGGACAGCTTTCACTGCCCCCAGGAATAGTAACCAGCGCAC GTGGCTATATCGCATACGACCATCTGCTGTCCACCATCCTTTTGAAAAGATTGACCGAGGTCTGCTGACCAACAACTGGGATGAAATTGATCCAAACCCTAATCAG ATGCGTTGGAAGCCATTCGACATTCCTAAAGTGGGAGAATCCAAGAAGGATTTTGTGCAG gGTATATCGACACTGTGTGGTGCTGGAGATCCTCGTGCTAGGCATGGTGCTGCTATCCACATCTACACCTGTAATACTTCCATGGAAAACAA gTGCTTCTATTCATCTGATGGTGACCTCCTTATCG TTCCTGAAAAGGGGACACTGTCCATCACTACAGAGATGGGGAAAATGACCGTTGAGAACAACGAAATCTGTGTTATCCAG CAAGGTATTCGGTTCAGTGTTTCCGTTGATGGAGAAAGCCGTGGTTACATCCTTGAAGTCTATGATGGACACTTCACCCTCCCCGACCCTGGACCAATTG GTCCCAATGGTTTGGCATACCCACGGGATTTTTTGACCCCTGTTGCATGGTATGATGAGAAGGATGTAAAGGAATTCACAGTCGTGAGCAAGTATCAAGGACACCTGTTTGCAGCTGTACAG GACCATACCGTATTTGATGTGGTGGCTTGGCATGGCAACTATGCACCATACAAGTACAACCTCAGCAACTTCATGGTTATAAATGCTGTAGCATTTGATCATGCT GATCCATCAATCTTCACGGTATTGACATGTCAATCTCAAAAACCAGGCACAGCTATTGCAGACTTCGTTATTTTCCCTCCACGTTGGTCTGTTCAAGAACACACTTTCAGACCACCCTATTATCACCGTATGTACACAGACTTAtga
- the LOC106879312 gene encoding homogentisate 1,2-dioxygenase isoform X2 has translation MSGFGNEFASEDPRCPNSLPKGQNNPQKCPCGLYAEVISGTAFTAPRNSNQRTWLYRIRPSAVHHPFEKIDRGLLTNNWDEIDPNPNQMRWKPFDIPKVGESKKDFVQGISTLCGAGDPRARHGAAIHIYTCNTSMENKCFYSSDGDLLIVPEKGTLSITTEMGKMTVENNEICVIQQGIRFSVSVDGESRGYILEVYDGHFTLPDPGPIGPNGLAYPRDFLTPVAWYDEKDVKEFTVVSKYQGHLFAAVQDHTVFDVVAWHGNYAPYKYNLSNFMVINAVAFDHADPSIFTVLTCQSQKPGTAIADFVIFPPRWSVQEHTFRPPYYHRMYTDL, from the exons ATGTCTGGCTTTGGCAATGAATTTGCCTCCGAAGACCCACGATGCCCTAACTCCTTACCGAAGGGGCAG AACAATCCACAGAAGTGTCCTTGTGGTCTATATGCAGAGGTGATTTCAGGGACAGCTTTCACTGCCCCCAGGAATAGTAACCAGCGCAC GTGGCTATATCGCATACGACCATCTGCTGTCCACCATCCTTTTGAAAAGATTGACCGAGGTCTGCTGACCAACAACTGGGATGAAATTGATCCAAACCCTAATCAG ATGCGTTGGAAGCCATTCGACATTCCTAAAGTGGGAGAATCCAAGAAGGATTTTGTGCAG gGTATATCGACACTGTGTGGTGCTGGAGATCCTCGTGCTAGGCATGGTGCTGCTATCCACATCTACACCTGTAATACTTCCATGGAAAACAA gTGCTTCTATTCATCTGATGGTGACCTCCTTATCG TTCCTGAAAAGGGGACACTGTCCATCACTACAGAGATGGGGAAAATGACCGTTGAGAACAACGAAATCTGTGTTATCCAG CAAGGTATTCGGTTCAGTGTTTCCGTTGATGGAGAAAGCCGTGGTTACATCCTTGAAGTCTATGATGGACACTTCACCCTCCCCGACCCTGGACCAATTG GTCCCAATGGTTTGGCATACCCACGGGATTTTTTGACCCCTGTTGCATGGTATGATGAGAAGGATGTAAAGGAATTCACAGTCGTGAGCAAGTATCAAGGACACCTGTTTGCAGCTGTACAG GACCATACCGTATTTGATGTGGTGGCTTGGCATGGCAACTATGCACCATACAAGTACAACCTCAGCAACTTCATGGTTATAAATGCTGTAGCATTTGATCATGCT GATCCATCAATCTTCACGGTATTGACATGTCAATCTCAAAAACCAGGCACAGCTATTGCAGACTTCGTTATTTTCCCTCCACGTTGGTCTGTTCAAGAACACACTTTCAGACCACCCTATTATCACCGTATGTACACAGACTTAtga